Proteins encoded by one window of Aphidius gifuensis isolate YNYX2018 linkage group LG2, ASM1490517v1, whole genome shotgun sequence:
- the LOC122849042 gene encoding general odorant-binding protein 69a-like: MKHIFFLIIIFTFSLSIEAADNEYFSKFIAATQQCMENNKVDDSILSRVLEGEMVDDKSFDCFVACLLEKLELIGSDGSLNTDAAISKIPADIKIHDQLEKVVRTCSTRKGEDKCSTAHMLFVCLHENDVPALLLGS; this comes from the exons ATgaagcatatattttttttgattattatttttactttttcattatctattgaa gcagcggataatgaatatttttcaaaattcattgCAGCAACGCAACAATgtatggaaaataataaagttgatGATAGCATTTTGAGTCGTGTTCTTGAAGGTGAAATggttgatgataaatcatttgattGTTTTGTTGCATGTCTTcttgaaaaacttgaattg atAGGATCAGATGGATCATTAAATACAGATGCtgctatttcaaaaattccggCAGACATTAAAATACATGATCAACTTGAAAAAGTTGTTCGTACTTGCAGTACTCGAA AGGGAGAAGATAAGTGTAGCACTGCTCATATGTTATTTGTATGCTTACATGAAAATGAc GTTCCTGCACTACTTCTTGGTTCATAA
- the LOC122849041 gene encoding myotubularin-related protein 6: MSAMELIKTGKVENVRMLDRYSNNHSVGTLYLTPTHFVFMDSNGKKQIWILNTHIASIDKQPLTAAGSPLHIKCKHFLTLTFIISKERDCHDIFITLTKLSSPGKIEDLYCFNSRLTKDSDGKFDGWNLYDTQSEFQRQGLPNSEWSLTCLNINYELCDTYPRLLYVPTDCTNNILIGSAKFRSKGRLPVLTYLHSNKAAICRCSQPLSGFNARCPEDEQMLYHILMTNPTNKFMYVVDTRPRINAMANRAAGKGYENENFYENIKFRFFGIENIHVMRNSLSKLMELQRSTSMSAFLCGLENSGWLKHIRSILETGWFIAKAVNNGTTVVVHCSDGWDRTAQVCSIAALLLDPFYRTIQGFQALIEKDWLAFGHKFNDRCGHISSDPKELAPIFTQFIDATYQLLRQFPYMFQFNEYFLLTLHDHVHSCQHGTFVGNSEKERIILRLSERTCSLWSDVATQINEYINPLYACNKYKDECNKLLEPKLSPQSIELWRGLYFRYENGIHARESGDDYLLKIHDHTTSLEDHAKLLVKRLKSLGHNITGNTTNKNETNQKTIQPKNNCDNNDIIKNDETIDKTLIEKLNGNDDDRAKAKLLMNQIEIELKSVALDWKSSSKIEECSCSITFDAFNKRNHCWSCGNVFCTRCMANRSLLPGHLTKQIVPTCKSCSQSSPRIVNS; encoded by the exons atgagtGCCATGGAGTTGATAAAAACCGGCaag gTTGAAAATGTTCGGATGTTGGATAGATACAGCAATAATCATTCAGTTGGAACATTATATTTGACACCAActcattttgtatttatggattcaaatggaaaaaaacaaatatgg attttaaatactcaCATTGCAAGTATTGATAAACAGCCATTAACAGCAGCAGGATCACCATTACATATTAAATGTAAacattttttgacattaacatttattatatctAAAGAACGTGATTgccatgatatttttataacactTACAAAACTATCATCACCAG GAAAAATTGAAGATCTGTATTGTTTTAATTCACGTTTAACCAAAGATTCAGATGGTAAATTTGATGGATGGAATTTGTATGATACTCAGAGTGAATTTCAAAGACAAGGTTTACCAAATAGTGAATGGTCATTAACATgtcttaatattaattatgaattatgTGATACTTATCCAAGACTTCTTTATGTACCAACTGATTGtacaaataatattctcaTTGGAAGTGCTAAATTTAGAAGTAAAGGAAGATTACCAGTATTAACTTATCTTCATTCAAATAAa GCTGCAATTTGTCGATGTAGTCAGCCACTGTCTGGTTTTAATGCACGTTGTCCAGAAGATGAACAAATGCTTTATCATATATTAATGACAAatccaacaaataaatttatgtatgttGTTGATACTAGACCAAGAATAAATGCAATGGCAAATCGTGCTGCTGGTAAAGgttatgaaaatgaaaatttttatgaaaatattaaatttcgtttttttggtattgaaaatatacatgTTATGCGTAAtagtttatcaaaattaatggaATTACAAAGATCAACATCAATGAGTGCATTTTTATGTGGTTTAGAAAATAGTGGATGGTTAAAACATATACGTTCAATATTAGAAACTGGTTGGTTTATTGCAAAAGCTGTTAATAATGGTACAACTGTTGTTGTACATTGTAGTGATGGATGGGATAGAACTGCACAAGTTTGTTCAATTGCAGCATTATTATTGGATCCATTTTATCGTACAATACAAGGATTTcag gcATTGATTGAAAAAGATTGGCTTGCATTTGgacataaatttaatgatcGTTGTGGACATATTAGTAGTGATCCAAAAGAATTAGCACCAATATTTACACAATTTATTGATGCAACTTATCAATTACTTCGTCAATTTCCATACATGTttcaatttaatgaatattttttattgactctACATGATCATGTTCATAGCTGTCAGCATGGTACATTTGTTGGTAATAGTGAGAAAGAAAGAATTATACTgag attatCTGAAAGAACATGTTCATTATGGAGTGATGTTGCAacacaaataaatgaatatattaatccACTTTATGcatgtaataaatataaagatgaatgcaataaattattagaacCAAAATTATCACCacaatcaattgaattatGGAGAGGCTTGTATTTTAGATATGAAAATGGTATACATGCTAGAGAAAGTggtgatgattatttattaaaaattcatgatcATACAACATCACTTGAAGATCATGcaaaattattagttaaaaGATTAAAATCATTGGGTCATAATATAACTGgtaatacaacaaataaaaatgagacaaatcaaaaaacaatacaacCAAAGAATAActgtgataataatgatattattaaaaatgatgaaacaattgataaaacattAATTGAAAAGCTAAatggtaatgatgatgatagagCCAaagcaaaattattaatgaatcaaattgaaattgaattaaaGAGTGTTGCTTTGGATTGGAAATCAAGTAGTAAAATTGAAGAATGTTCATGTTCAATAACATTTGATGCATTTAATAAAAGA aATCATTGTTGGTCATGTGGTAATGTATTTTGTACAAGATGCATGGCAAATAGAAGTTTATTACCTGGTCatttaacaaaacaaattgtACCAACTTGTAAATCTTGCTCACAATCATCACCTCGTATTGTTAATTCATGA